A region of the Emys orbicularis isolate rEmyOrb1 chromosome 21 unlocalized genomic scaffold, rEmyOrb1.hap1 SUPER_21_unloc_5, whole genome shotgun sequence genome:
gcccctgccccgtaagcgtgtgtgtgtgtgtggggggggggggggcagctttgAGCGccaggcccggcccctgccccgtaagcgtgtgtgtgtgcgcgtgggggggggggggggggcgcggctctgagcgccaggcccagcccctgccccgtaagcgtgtgtgtgtgcgcgcgtgtgtgtgtgtgtgggggggggggggcggcagctcTGAGCGccaggcccggcccctgccccgtaagcgtgtgtgtgtgtgggggggcgcagCTCTGAGCGccaggcccggcccctgccccgtaagcgtgtgtgtgtgcgcgtgtgtgtgtgtggggggggggggcgcggctctgagcgccaggcccagcccctgccccgtaagcgtgtgtgtgcgcgtgtgtgtgggggggggggcgcggctctGAGCGccaggcccggcccctgccccgtaAGCGCGGGAATCCTGAGCCAACCCCACGAAGGCAGGAGGAGGTTTCACTCAGCAAGGCAGAGACAGGGGCCAGTGCTCCGCCCGCAGGGGGCCGGCTGGCCACGCCCTACCTAGCCCTGAGCGGTTAAGGCACAGTGGCCGCCCGCTGGCGGGGGCGGCTGCGGCAGAGGTCGGGGTCTGTGGGCTGTTTGCAGCACTGAAGGCACGGGCGGTGCTGGGCCCGGCGCTGGCTCTGCTTGGCGCCGATCCCACGGGTTTCTCTGCAAGGCCGCACCCACGGTGTCAGTGCTGTGTGGGAAGAGCCCAGTTACCCTCGGAGCAGAGCCAAGGGGACACCCCCACGGCACcgatccccacccccaggctgggaCTGATCACagctcagccccactgcccccttcctgcctggGGGGCAGAGACTAGCCAGGGTGCAGGCCCCATGGCTGGACAACAAGCAGACAGGGAGACGTGCCTGAGCCTTTCACTCTGAGAGCAGGAGAAAGACACCTCAACTCCCAACCCAGCAaagggctttgggggggggggtcaggagcaCACAGCCCGTGCCCCCCAACCGCTGGGGACCCCTGGGGGCAGGAGATGAGGGACCCCCTCTGGCCCCAAGGTCTGGGACAGGACCGTGGCTGTGAGGTACAGCCAGGGCCTCCAGAGGCCCGTCCTGGTTCTGTGCCACCTGGGGCCGGCCTGTGCCGTACCGCGGTGCTCCTGGTGCTGCGGGGTCTGGCCCTGGTGCCGCGGGCCGGGCTCTCCAGGCGCTGGGTGAGCGCCAGCTTCTGCTGGATGGCCATGCGCAGCAGGGAGCTCAGCGTCTTCTTCTCGTCCTCCGCCACCGCCAGCTGCCGCTGCATCTCGTCCAGCTGGGACACGTACTGGTCACACCTGGGGGACGCAGGGGGtcaggggggctggccgggggctccggccgccctggcTTCGTCCCCTATGGCTAGCCACATGCCAATgggacagccccgcccccaagtagccccatccctgcccagtaGCCCCGCTTCCTGGTGGGCAGTTCCAGCGCTGTGCCCATCCGGGGGCGCCCCTCACCTGCTGGCAAACATGGCGCGCagggaggagaaggtggtggCGTCCTCCTTCAGGGCCTTCAGCTCACGGCGTAGCTTGAGCATGGTGTCGGACACCAGGGCCTTCTCCCCCTCGTACTGCCCCTTCAGGTTGGAGAGCGCTGCCTCTGCCgtctggggggagatggggggtgaGTGCCGGataggcgccccccccccccaccgtctGCCAGCAGCTgacgtccccccgccccccccccccatgtacccggacattcccccccccccccaacacacacacagcctccgcATCTGGGGGGAGTCAGTTGGGCCTGCATGCCCCACGCACACAGCTCCCACCTGCAGCCACAGATGGCCAGACCCAGACAGGCTGCCCCGGGCCCCCTGCCAGGTGCCCAGCGAGCCCCCTGCAGCGCACCCACCTGCTTGTTGGCCTTGAGCACGGTGCGCAGCGTGGCGATCTGCTCCCGCTTGGTGCTGAGCAGGGAGCGGAGCTTCAGCACCTCCTCGGCCAGCGCCTCCTTGTCCCGCTCCAGCTCGGCGGCCAGCGGGCCCTGCCTGGGGGGCTGCTGCCGCCACAGgaccagcgccccctgcaggtGCCCCAGCTGCTCCCGCAGCACCACCGCCAGGTTGGAGACGTTGAGGGGCTCCCCGGGTGAGCCGGGGGGCGACTGGTCCAcgcagggccctgcccctggctccgGCTGGAGACGGGGCTTGCCCGCCGGCTCCCTCCTGCCCGCCGGCCTCCTGGTGCCGCGCCCGTCCCGGTAATAATCCAGCACCACCCGCTGCGGCGTCAGGCCACGCCAAGCGCAGACCTGGTGGTAGAGGGTGGCCAGTTCCTCCgtcagccccagcagctcctcctgGGCCTGGGCCAGCCGGGCCTGCAGCTCCCCTGCCAGCTTCCGGGAGGCCCgcagctgcccctccagctgcGCCACCAGgtcctgccagggctggggctccggGGACGCCGGCCTGGCCTTGAGCTGCTCCAGGAGGAGGCcattgcgctgctgctgctccgtCAAGGCCTCCCTGGCGCTGTCCAGCTGCCGCCGGGCCTCCTGCACGTCAGCCGCCAGGGAGATTTTCTCCCGGTCCACCTGCAGGGGAGAGATGCAGGCCTGTGAGCATggggtcaggacgcctgggttctatccgggctctgggcggggagtgggggctagtgcttgtgggggaagagggggttgggagccaggactcctgggttcaatccccaacTTGCCACAGATTGGCTGTGACCTTTGGCacatctttctcccctccccccccccccgttgtctGTTCGGGGACCCGCTCTTGcggtgtctgtgcagcgcccggcgcccGTCTccatgggggtgggaagggggcacatggCACCCAGccctggaggggcggggggctcccaCGCCGTGTCTCCGAGTGCTTTGCGGGTTCGACGGGAAGCCAGAACAGCAGCTTTGTGGAAAGCCCCAGGAGGCTGGATGTTACAGCACCTGCTCGCTGGGCGCCAGAGACAGCCTGGGGGAGCTGGCACGGCCCAGGTGCAGACGCCAAGCGAGACACGATGCGCTCTGCGGGGGCCTGCTGCTGCAGGATGTGGGGTGCATCAGCGGCTTCCTGCCATGCTCCACCCCCTCAGCGAGGGCGACGCAGCGCAGGTGAGAGCCGGCTGCGGGCGACGCTGGGCCGGCGCGAGGGATCACCCCAGTTGGAAGCCAGTCCCACTGACCTGTGTCTATGACATTCCAGGGGCAaaatgggtgggggcagggaaggcgtTAAGGGCCCCA
Encoded here:
- the LOC135895062 gene encoding protein bicaudal D homolog 2-like, with product MELAQAPADLAQLQAEVGRLAAELQEATQEKVQAAQYGLAVLEENGELKQRCGELEGQLDRLSSELTQMKEALAECHSSHKRAAVAGENREESLVREAAAKEAQLAARLEEQQGELRQLRCQLTNAGAESERLSAALQDLRRECQALDAEKAQLREELKQHKSRELRQLQDCAELEEENISLQKQVSVLKGNQVEFEALKHELRRREEEAALAGAQLEELGRLRELAERQLEEALETLAVEREQQRELRRELVACTGGRPSSLGSLRAGLEELSQDEELDSGFANGSASMGDFGEQGSTPRACPAPGLVADLFSELSLAEVHKLRQQLLQVDREKISLAADVQEARRQLDSAREALTEQQQRNGLLLEQLKARPASPEPQPWQDLVAQLEGQLRASRKLAGELQARLAQAQEELLGLTEELATLYHQVCAWRGLTPQRVVLDYYRDGRGTRRPAGRREPAGKPRLQPEPGAGPCVDQSPPGSPGEPLNVSNLAVVLREQLGHLQGALVLWRQQPPRQGPLAAELERDKEALAEEVLKLRSLLSTKREQIATLRTVLKANKQTAEAALSNLKGQYEGEKALVSDTMLKLRRELKALKEDATTFSSLRAMFASRCDQYVSQLDEMQRQLAVAEDEKKTLSSLLRMAIQQKLALTQRLESPARGTRARPRSTRSTAH